The Haloarchaeobius litoreus DNA window CCCACAGGAGGAGTGGGACGAGGTCCAGCTGAAGTACCGACCGCTGCTCGACGAGCTGGAGTGACCGTCCCGTGGCCCGCGACTACCCCAACCGGAACGTCCTCTGGGCGGAGACGCTCGTCGACGAGCTCGCCGCGGGCGGGCTCACCGCGGTCTGTATCGCCCCGGGGAGCCGGTCGACGCCGCTCACGGTGGCCCTCGACGCCCACGACGACGTGGAGACGTTCTCGCACCTCGACGAGCGCTCGGCCGCCTTCTTCGCGCTCGGTCGTGGCCGCCGGACGGGCGAACCGACCGCGCTGGTCTGCACCTCCGGCACCGCCGCGGCGAACTTCCACCCGGCGATCATCGAGGCGAACCAGGCACGCGTCCCGCTGCTCGCGCTGACCGCGGACCGCCCGCCGGAACTGCGGGATTCCGGCGCGAACCAGACCATCGACCAGGAGAAGCTGTACGGGAGCGCCGTGCGGTGGTACCGCGACCTGCCCGAGCCCGAGGCGACGCCACGGAAGCTCCGGCGGCTGCGTACAGACGCGGCCCGTGCCCTCACCGAGGCGATGGGGAGCGACGCCGGCCCGGTCCACCTGAACTGTCCGTTCCGCAAACCGCTGGAGCCGACGCCCGTCGCGGGCGACGTGCCGGAGAACTGGCACCAGGGCGACGAGCGGGCGTCGGTGGGACGCGGCGCGGGAGCGGACGGAACGCCCTACGTCCGCCGACGGCAGGGCCGGCCCGCACTCGGCGTCGCGGAACTGCGCGACCTCGCCGACGCGGTCGCCGCGGCCGACACCGGCGTCATCCTCGCGGGCCCCGCCGACCCGACGACGCTGGCGGACGACGACTGGCCGGACGCCATCGCGGAACTCGCGGCCGCCACGGGCTTCCCGGTCCTCGCGGACCCGCTCTCCGGCGTCCGCTTCGGCGAGCACCGAGACCACGCGACCGTCCTCGGCGGCTACGACGGCTACGTCCACGCGCTGGAGTTCGACCCCGAGCTTGTCCTCCGGTTCGGTGCCTCCGCGACCTCGAAGCCCCTCCGGAAGGCGCTCGCCGACACCGGCGCACGGCAGGTGCTCGTCGACCCGATGGGCGAGTGGCGCGACGCCGAGTTCGTCTGCTCGGACCTCGTCGTCGCCGACCCGGCCGGGACGGCACACGGGCTGGCGGACGCAGTCGCCGGCCCGGCCGACCCCGCCTTCGCCGACCGGCTCGCCGACACCGAAGCGCGCTACTGGGAGCACGTCGCGGAGTTCCTCGCGGACGAGACGCCCGAGGGAGCCATCGCCCACCGCGTGCTCGCGGACGCACCCGACCCCGCCACCGTCTTCGTCTCGAACTCGATGGCGGTCCGGGACGCCGACCGCTTCGGTGCACCACGGGACGCCGACCTCACCGTGCTCGCGAACCGGGGTGCGAGCGGCATCGACGGCGTCCTCTCGACGGGCTTCGGCGCGGGCAGCGCGACGGACGACCCGCTCGTCGTGCTGACGGGCGACCTCGCGTACTACCACGACATGAACGGGCTGCTCGCGCTGGCGCGCTGTGGTGTCGACGCGACCGTCGTCTGCGTGAACAACGACGGCGGCGGCATCTTCCACCTGCTCCCCATCGAGGAGTTCGACCCACCCTTCACCGAGCAGTTCCGCACGCCCCACGGGCTCGACTTCGCGCCGACCGGCGAGCTGTACGACCTCTCCTTTCAGCGGGTCCGCCCGGCCGAGTTCGCCGACACCTATCGGGAATCACTCGCGATGGACGGCACG harbors:
- the menD gene encoding 2-succinyl-5-enolpyruvyl-6-hydroxy-3-cyclohexene-1-carboxylic-acid synthase; this translates as MARDYPNRNVLWAETLVDELAAGGLTAVCIAPGSRSTPLTVALDAHDDVETFSHLDERSAAFFALGRGRRTGEPTALVCTSGTAAANFHPAIIEANQARVPLLALTADRPPELRDSGANQTIDQEKLYGSAVRWYRDLPEPEATPRKLRRLRTDAARALTEAMGSDAGPVHLNCPFRKPLEPTPVAGDVPENWHQGDERASVGRGAGADGTPYVRRRQGRPALGVAELRDLADAVAAADTGVILAGPADPTTLADDDWPDAIAELAAATGFPVLADPLSGVRFGEHRDHATVLGGYDGYVHALEFDPELVLRFGASATSKPLRKALADTGARQVLVDPMGEWRDAEFVCSDLVVADPAGTAHGLADAVAGPADPAFADRLADTEARYWEHVAEFLADETPEGAIAHRVLADAPDPATVFVSNSMAVRDADRFGAPRDADLTVLANRGASGIDGVLSTGFGAGSATDDPLVVLTGDLAYYHDMNGLLALARCGVDATVVCVNNDGGGIFHLLPIEEFDPPFTEQFRTPHGLDFAPTGELYDLSFQRVRPAEFADTYRESLAMDGTQVIEVPFDAAASHRARERLADSVAGLL